A genomic stretch from Erigeron canadensis isolate Cc75 chromosome 9, C_canadensis_v1, whole genome shotgun sequence includes:
- the LOC122582831 gene encoding MYB-like transcription factor 4, with translation MGRPPCCDKVGMRKGRWTSEEDAILEKYIQAHGEGSWRSIPKNAGLLRCGKSCRLRWINYLRSDIRRGNISKEEEKLIANLHAALGNRWSLIAAQLPGRTDNDIKNYWNCHLRRKILPSRRPSNPPTIIIITPTVNKRKGRTSRSNMKINKTHRTPSIKIVHNKGVPSYEQLLKKSVDDTMPFVEKEMMTSAIEKESDNSINPCDYLDYEHIMNICRDETDTHEVIDDDDDMLGFIDIMEQGKLMDPNGEGEPKSSVGGKEIKEIVSQEVEIGATSSSSTTDSYNSGDQNWDFNHEDGVFGLGGGEEDNKLSWPWNSATTYNDSFLELEAWLLS, from the exons ATGGGAAGACCGCCATGTTGTGACAAAGTAGGGATGAGGAAGGGAAGATGGACTAGTGAAGAAGACGCGATACTCGAAAAATACATTCAAGCCCATGGTGAAGGCTCTTGGAGGTCAATACCAAAAAATGCAG gattgtTGAGATGCGGAAAGAGTTGCAGATTGAGATGGATTAATTATTTGCGGTCCGACATAAGGAGAGGTAATATTTCAAAGGAAGAGGAAAAACTTATAGCCAACTTACATGCAGCTTTAGGCAACAG gtGGTCTTTGATTGCTGCCCAGCTACCTGGGCGAACAGACAACGATATCAAAAACTACTGGAACTGTCACCTTAGACGGAAAATTCTCCCATCAAGACGACCATCAAATCCGCCAACAATCATAATCATCACCCCAACCGTCAACAAACGTAAAGGAAGAACCAGCCGGTCTAACATGAAGATCAATAAAACTCATAGAACACCATCTATTAAAATTGTCCATAATAAGGGTGTTCCTTCATATGAACAACTACTTAAAAAGTCAGTTGACGACACAATGCCTTTTGTAGAAAAGGAAATGATGACGTCGGCTATAGAAAAGGAGAGTGACAATTCGATAAATCCTTGCGATTACTTAGATTATGAGCACATAATGAATATATGTCGTGATGAGACCGACACTCATGAggtgattgatgatgatgatgacatgCTAggatttattgatataatggAGCAGGGAAAGTTAATGGACCCGAATGGTGAGGGTGAGCCCAAGAGTTCAGTTGGAGGAAAGGAAATAAAAGAAATTGTAAGTCAAGAAGTGGAAATTGGTGCTACAAGCAGCTCATCAACGACCGATTCGTATAATTCAGGTGATCAGAATTGGGATTTTAATCATGAAGATGGTGTGTTCGGATTAGGGGGTGGAGAAGAAGATAACAAATTGTCATGGCCATGGAATAGTGCTACAACTTATAATGACAGTTTTTTAGAGTTAGAGGCATGGCTTCTATCCTAA
- the LOC122581711 gene encoding cytochrome P450 Tp9025-like isoform X2 — protein MNTKMAFSFIFPFLIILYYFVLNKKARSAKSPNLPPGPTKLPLIGNIHQLAGLLPHRAFLDMAQKYGPIMHIKLGQVSAIIISSPRLAKEVLKTHDIVFADRPKTFGSDLVLYGNTDIALAPYGEYWRQMKKISTLELLSAKKVRSFGPIREQAFDGFVEFLRISSGKPINVHKKVTELINNVVCIASFGKNSNHQQALLEFIDEFTKVNSGFYLADLYPDFKFLYVLSGLRSKLMKLHKTLDRIFDDILEEHERKEKNHKDQEEEEDDLLDVLLKIKEEGGYEFPITNNNIKAIFVDIFGGGTDTASVTIEWAMTEMMRHPSVMHKAQEEVRQAFKGKQKVIEADTHGLTYLQSVIKETLRLHPPVPLLLPHILNTGTILRGSTRRDLRIVQSTSWEPITSLFHLGREGECARA, from the exons CTTCCTTATCATCTTGTACTACTTTGTTCTCAACAAGAAAGCCAGAAGTGCAAAATCACCCAATCTTCCACCAGGACCAACAAAGCTACCTCTAATCGGAAACATACATCAGCTGGCCGGATTACTTCCACACCGTGCCTTTCTAGACATGGCACAGAAATATGGCCCCATTATGCATATCAAACTAGGCCAAGTTTCAGCCATCATTATTTCATCACCTAGACTTGCAAAAGAAGTACTTAAAACCCATGATATCGTGTTTGCAGACCGTCCCAAGACATTTGGGAGTGATCTTGTGTTGTATGGAAATACTGATATAGCACTAGCTCCATATGGAGAGTATTGGAGACAAATGAAAAAGATTTCTACCTTGGAACTCCTTAGTGCCAAAAAGGTTAGATCATTCGGTCCCATTAGAGAACAAGCGTTTGATGGTTTCGTAGAGTTTCTACGAATATCTTCTGGGAAGCCGATAAATGTACACAAAAAAGTTACAGAACTGATTAATAACGTGGTATGTATAGCTTCCTTTGGGAAAAACAGTAATCACCAACAAGCCCTTTTAGAATTTATAGATGAATTTACAAAAGTAAACAGTGGATTTTACTTGGCGGATCTGTATCCTGACTTTAAGTTTCTTTATGTCCTTTCTGGACTAAGATCAAAGTTAATGAAGCTGCACAAGACTCTTGACAGGATATTTGACGATATCTTGGAGGAACacgaaaggaaagaaaaaaaccaCAAGGATCAGGAGGAAGAGGAGGATGATCTTCTTGATGTTCTTCTTAAAATCAAAGAAGAAGGTGGTTATGAGTTCCCCATCACCAACAACAACATTAAAGCCATTTTCGTA GACATCTTTGGAGGAGGCACTGATACAGCGTCGGTAACGATTGAATGGGCTATGACAGAGATGATGAGACACCCGAGCGTGATGCATAAGGCTCAAGAAGAAGTGAGACAAGCCTTCAAGGGGAAACAAAAAGTTATAGAGGCTGATACACACGGTTTGACCTATTTGCAATCGGTAATCAAGGAAACCTTAAGACTTCACCCTCCAGTTCCTCTGTTACTCCCACAT ATCCTGAATACTGGGACGATCCTGAGAGGTTCAACCCGGAGAGATTTGAGAATAGTTCAGTCGACTTCTTGGGAACCAATCACCAGTTTATTCCATTTGGGTCGGGAAGGAGAATGTGCCCGGGCATAA
- the LOC122583397 gene encoding aspartic proteinase CDR1-like, with protein sequence MEIIVSLNKLSLTFSMLVHILHVVSLLTLARASSVSFSTNLIHRDSPTSPFYDPSLTLSRRVVIALNRSFDRARFFNSFLSGTTDIYPSTEMANYLMRISIGTPPQEIVGVVDTGSSLIWTQCEPCSNCFDQDSPIYDPRASSSYNTTTCDSTTCMLFPMRSCVTSNNTCLYLVAYGDLSFSSGELATDTFTMNSTTHDTLFVFKNMVFGCGHRNGGMFSEDQSGIIGLGRGPFSFITQIGSSINGKFSYCLVQMFTHVERSSKIYFGDVATVSGDGVVSTPILSGYPDRFYYLNFLGITVRSQRVDFNTKNSTSMEGNIIIDSGTSLTLVPEEFYNRLQLAVRRSMEDIEPVSPNEQISNISLCYNPQEVMDFPNMVAHFHGADLELDPMNTFVRISDESICLAFAPVDDGVAIYGNIAQMNFLVGYDVYKNTVSFKRTDCTML encoded by the coding sequence ATGGAAATTATTGTGTCACTTAACAAACTTTCCTTAACCTTTTCAATGTTAGTACATATATTACATGTCGTTAGCTTACTTACACTTGCTCGAGCTAGTAGTGTTAGCTTTAGTACAAACCTCATTCATCGCGATTCACCGACGTCTCCCTTTTATGATCCTTCCCTCACCCTTTCACGACGAGTTGTTATTGCCTTGAATCGCTCATTTGATCGTGCTAGGTTTTTCAATTCCTTCCTTTCTGGCACGACCGATATATATCCTAGCACGGAAATGGCTAATTATTTGATGAGGATATCCATTGGCACTCCACCTCAAGAAATCGTAGGTGTCGTTGATACAGGGAGTAGCTTGATATGGACACAATGTGAACCTTGTTCTAATTGTTTCGACCAAGACTCTCCAATTTATGATCCTAGGGCTTCCTCAAGTTATAACACAACAACGTGTGATTCCACGACATGTATGTTGTTTCCTATGAGGTCTTGTGTCACATCAAACAATACTTGTTTGTATCTAGTCGCGTATGGAGATCTATCTTTTAGTTCCGGGGAGCTAGCAACCGATACGTTTACAATGAATTCCACGACTCATGATACATTGTTCGTTTTCAAGAATATGGTTTTTGGATGCGGACATAGAAATGGTGGAATGTTTAGTGAAGATCAAAGTGGCATAATAGGACTCGGAAGGGGGCCTTTTTCGTTCATTACACAAATCGGGTCCTCAATTAATGGCAAGTTTTCGTATTGTCTCGTGCAAATGTTTACTCACGTCGAAAGGTCAAGTAAAATCTACTTTGGTGATGTTGCCACGGTTTCTGGTGATGGTGTTGTCTCAACCCCAATTTTATCAGGATATCCTGATAGGTTTTATTACCTAAATTTTCTAGGCATAACAGTAAGAAGTCAACGTGTCGACTTCAATACAAAAAATTCTACTTCCATGGAGGGTAACATAATCATCGACTCAGGAACATCGCTAACATTAGTTCCTGAGGAGTTCTATAACCGGCTACAATTGGCAGTACGACGTTCAATGGAAGATATTGAACCTGTTAGTCCAAACGAACAAATTAGTAACATAAGCTTGTGTTACAACCCGCAAGAAGTAATGGATTTTCCGAATATGGTGGCTCATTTCCATGGGGCGGATTTGGAATTGGATCCAATGAACACATTTGTTCGAATTAGTGATGAATCAATTTGCTTGGCTTTTGCTCCCGTAGATGATGGTGTTGCTATTTATGGGAATATAGCACAAATGAATTTCTTAGTTGGTTATGATGTTTATAAGAATACGGTTTCGTTTAAACGTACGGATTGTACGATGTTATAA
- the LOC122581711 gene encoding cytochrome P450 Tp9025-like isoform X1: MNTKMAFSFIFPFLIILYYFVLNKKARSAKSPNLPPGPTKLPLIGNIHQLAGLLPHRAFLDMAQKYGPIMHIKLGQVSAIIISSPRLAKEVLKTHDIVFADRPKTFGSDLVLYGNTDIALAPYGEYWRQMKKISTLELLSAKKVRSFGPIREQAFDGFVEFLRISSGKPINVHKKVTELINNVVCIASFGKNSNHQQALLEFIDEFTKVNSGFYLADLYPDFKFLYVLSGLRSKLMKLHKTLDRIFDDILEEHERKEKNHKDQEEEEDDLLDVLLKIKEEGGYEFPITNNNIKAIFVDIFGGGTDTASVTIEWAMTEMMRHPSVMHKAQEEVRQAFKGKQKVIEADTHGLTYLQSVIKETLRLHPPVPLLLPHVCRENCKIDGYDIPKKMKVIINPLALSTDPEYWDDPERFNPERFENSSVDFLGTNHQFIPFGSGRRMCPGITFGLTTMEFLLAQMLYYFDWKLPVGLNPVDIDMKETHGILAGKLVHLQLIPTCYVPEK, encoded by the exons CTTCCTTATCATCTTGTACTACTTTGTTCTCAACAAGAAAGCCAGAAGTGCAAAATCACCCAATCTTCCACCAGGACCAACAAAGCTACCTCTAATCGGAAACATACATCAGCTGGCCGGATTACTTCCACACCGTGCCTTTCTAGACATGGCACAGAAATATGGCCCCATTATGCATATCAAACTAGGCCAAGTTTCAGCCATCATTATTTCATCACCTAGACTTGCAAAAGAAGTACTTAAAACCCATGATATCGTGTTTGCAGACCGTCCCAAGACATTTGGGAGTGATCTTGTGTTGTATGGAAATACTGATATAGCACTAGCTCCATATGGAGAGTATTGGAGACAAATGAAAAAGATTTCTACCTTGGAACTCCTTAGTGCCAAAAAGGTTAGATCATTCGGTCCCATTAGAGAACAAGCGTTTGATGGTTTCGTAGAGTTTCTACGAATATCTTCTGGGAAGCCGATAAATGTACACAAAAAAGTTACAGAACTGATTAATAACGTGGTATGTATAGCTTCCTTTGGGAAAAACAGTAATCACCAACAAGCCCTTTTAGAATTTATAGATGAATTTACAAAAGTAAACAGTGGATTTTACTTGGCGGATCTGTATCCTGACTTTAAGTTTCTTTATGTCCTTTCTGGACTAAGATCAAAGTTAATGAAGCTGCACAAGACTCTTGACAGGATATTTGACGATATCTTGGAGGAACacgaaaggaaagaaaaaaaccaCAAGGATCAGGAGGAAGAGGAGGATGATCTTCTTGATGTTCTTCTTAAAATCAAAGAAGAAGGTGGTTATGAGTTCCCCATCACCAACAACAACATTAAAGCCATTTTCGTA GACATCTTTGGAGGAGGCACTGATACAGCGTCGGTAACGATTGAATGGGCTATGACAGAGATGATGAGACACCCGAGCGTGATGCATAAGGCTCAAGAAGAAGTGAGACAAGCCTTCAAGGGGAAACAAAAAGTTATAGAGGCTGATACACACGGTTTGACCTATTTGCAATCGGTAATCAAGGAAACCTTAAGACTTCACCCTCCAGTTCCTCTGTTACTCCCACATGTATGTAGAGAAAATTGTAAAATTGATGGTTATGATATACCGAAAAAAATGAAAGTAATCATCAATCCATTGGCATTGTCAACGGATCCTGAATACTGGGACGATCCTGAGAGGTTCAACCCGGAGAGATTTGAGAATAGTTCAGTCGACTTCTTGGGAACCAATCACCAGTTTATTCCATTTGGGTCGGGAAGGAGAATGTGCCCGGGCATAACTTTTGGTTTGACGACGATGGAGTTTTTACTTGCTCAAATGCTATACTATTTTGACTGGAAACTACCAGTTGGACTAAATCCAGTGGATATCGATATGAAGGAGACCCATGGGATACTTGCAGGGAAATTGGTTCACTTACAGTTGATCCCTACTTGTTATGTTCCCGAAAAATGA